aaacatgcattccatgatgttcttacaaGACGTATGTTTTTAGTTTCTATAATTAtttaaactaaatattattaatttgaaaaatatatatcaattatttttacaatattagttataaatatatgagtactaattaatgtatatgcaagaaaaaatatgcatcttaaataccaaatctaatatcatttatacttataaaaaatcatttataggcatatatttattaaattaacttcggcaaagggccaaatatatcgCTCTACTTTCGacaatggtctaagaatacccctcgttatactattgggttatctatactcatgcagtcatactttgggttcaaatatacccctcatttaaacggagggacacgtgtcattgtcatgttggtcaattctaaatatcttctaattaattaaaaagacccattaatcatacccgaaaagtaattttttccagtttttacaaaaacactgctttagaaaaaactgaaaaatattttctaaaacaatatttttgaaaaaactaaaaataaaaaagctgaaaatcaattttctaaagcaatattttttgtaaaaactgaaattatttttactaaaaactgaaaaaaaacaaaaatattttttccccagtttttacaaaaatacctgctttaaaaaaagctaaaaaatattttctaaaataatatttttataaaaactgaaaaaaaaaactaaaaagcaaaTTTCTAAAAcagtgtttttgtaaaaactgaaaaaacaaatattttcttttttttcagtttttagttaaaaatatttcagtttttttcagtttttaattgctttagaaaattacttttcagttttttttcagtttttacaaaaatattgttttagaaaatatttttcagtttttttaaagtagttttttgtaaaaactggaaaaaaaatattttcatttttttcagtttttagtaaaaatatttttttagttttttccagtttttataaaaaaaattatttttcgggtatggataatgagtgtttttaattaattagtagATATTTAGAATTAatcaacaggacgatgacacgtgtccctccgtttaaatgaggggtatatttgaacccaaagtatgactgcaggggtatagataacccaatagtataacgaggggtattcttagaccattttcgaaagtagagaGGTATATCTGGCCCTTTGCCGTATTtacttttaagttttgataattatttcatttaaaatttaatctaacatgtaattacacttgtgcaaTCAAGCAGTACGCTTGTAATTACTTTATGACAAACAAACAGGTCATCGTTACTATATTGTGTAATTACTAAGTTATGTAATTACTACCTTGGTAAGTACACCAATTCCAATTAGATGTGACTTTCCAAACAGACCCTAAGTACTTTAAATAAAGTAAAGCGAGAGTTTAGTATAGCATGATGTCTTTTTTAATacttcaacaaaaaaaaattagataGCATTTTAGACATATTTAGAATTTAGAAAATATAATATCTATTTAACAAATCTAGACATTTGCAACGAAAAGTGCTACTCTAGTATATTAATATTTCATGCTAaagatatttatgtactctttcTCTGTTCGAAActaaaacatctttgtactcttTCTCTATTCGAAAAAGAATTAGATGATTTAGTTTATTATATTCAAATTTGGCTAATTTGCCTTCCAGATTTAAACATGTATAACATATTCTCAAAATATATTCAAACAAAAGCATTTgaactataaaaaaaaaatgataattgtGGTCAATTGTTTTGACCGTGCAAATACTAACGTTATTTTCCATTTTCTAGGAAAACAAAATTGTCAAACATGTCGtacaaaaacctttaaattgctTGCCTCACATTTTAGAAGTTACTCCGCACTGCCAAGGATGTGGTGAAATAAATGAGATTCATCACTTGGAAATATAATCTTTGGATTAGTCGAATTAATGCGTTTCAAATACCACATAgttttaaaggaaaaaaagttACTTTTCTATTGAAACTATTTTTAATTTCAAATACCACATACTCTGCTGAATCTATTGAAACTATTtttaggacccgtttggccatagattttgccaaaataaatttaggttttatttggcaaacacatgtttggtcatagattttgcctacattttggcaaaatcccaaatatcactattacattttttaaaaattgcccaaaacttttgtattttataaaagagcccaccatttattattttgtaacaatattgTTTCATCTTCTCGGTCACCTGATAATGTATCATGTAGTTTATTATAagaatgataattttgtatcaaatttatatatgttcaggactatggtttgcgataatataatgaatgttattgataatggtactgttgggtatttgtgatagtttttagaacttgtgggtataaatcatgtttcatatttttccaaaataaatttgaaaaatatgttttgaaaactgatgtccaaacatATTTTCATTTTCAAACCAAACTACATCCAAATCagatatttcaaaataaatttagaaatctatggccaaacgctagcttaatTTATTTCTTCCTCTCCCCACCGGAGGAGCCCtcctttaaaaaaaatcatactTCATTGGTCATTACATAGCAGATCAAAAAAGGAGGAGCAAAAAGAAATACTCCCAGTAGTTAGGAcgaacaaagaaagaaaagaaagtgacACCAAATTTAGCTTTATTTATGAAAAAAGAACCCTATGGGCCAGCTGGTATTAATTGATATGGCTATAAGACACATTATTAGGGATCGGAGCTAGTAtttatttcttttcatttgtctTGACGGGTATACAATGTTACTCGACATATATGTCAAATTTGACCTGACACGCTGTGTCACACATCTCATGGCACATTGTGCCGAGAGAAATTTTTAAAGGCTTGAATTTTTGTACATCTACCTAAATTACTTTGACACCTCGTGCCACATGCCGCATGACATGCCGTGTCAGGGTAAATTTCGGGACTAGATTGTTGTTATGCTATTCTTCAGTAAAAAGATCATAACTTTTCATATGAATATCAGAATGACGAACAATATGAAattttggaaactagactcaaagagatttaatttgatataTAGCTCATAAATAATTCATTAAATATTGGGATATATTACGCAACTAATGCATCTTCTTCCCTTAAGCAATTTCAAACTACTTGTCTCCTTCTTTAAACATTCATATAACTTTCCGAACATAAGAATTAAGTAGTATACACCTTCACAACCTTGGTAACAATTTAGAGCCTGAACAGATGTAATGCTTAACGAAAAAAAATCCAGAGGCGTATTTATAAAATTCTCTTGTGAATATCTTAATCTTATGTTTTGAAATGAAGATTAACTGATACAAGTAGGGTATTCTGTTCTCTTTGAATCTTTAACTTCCATTAAATTAAAGTAGACTATATATTCACATGGAGATTTGTCGAGACTCTTCTTTTGctcagagaaaaaaaaaactgagTTTCAAGAGTTCGATCCATTAACATTTCCTGACGAACATAATTAATTAACCCTATCCTCTTATCCCAGTGCTCATCTTTCATTCCCTTAAATCCTAGCCACGTAGTTGTTGGAAGGATGGCCGAAGAAATGAGAGAGGAAGCCGAGTCAGGAGATTTCATGGTTGCATAATCAGGAACGTATTACAAAGTGGCTACGTTTAAAACAGTTATTAAATACTGGTTAGGTTTTAAACAGTGATCTTAGGATTTTTACAGAAATAGTCGGTCAAATTTACAGTTTATATTTTTAGctgatatatataaattatatactgattttacatgattatatacatattatatatgagTTATACTTATATTATACATTCACtcgctatttttagtttaagcggttggGTGGACCGCTATTTAAACTAATTCTTCACTAAAGTATTTGTGCACTTCGCCTGATTTAAAGACCACTGGTAAGGCCGAGCGGCCCACGGAACTTTTAACCCAAATATCCATGGGCCATAATTGGCCCGATTTAAAGTGCTGTCAAGTTATATATATTgaaaaaatgacactgtataaccactcttaaaataatagccgaaaaattatatatatatatatatatatatatatatatatatatttatgtatgtatgtatatggatcgggctgcacgcctcaccgtaacaatatcaacaaaagtaaataatatatatatatatatatatatatatatatatatatatatatatatttatgtatgtatgtatatggatcgggcaaCTTTTATACACCTTTGTGGTTAGTGGATGTAAATAATTTAGGCCGCGGGCTAAAAGTAATCTTTTCCCTTATATATTTCCACCTAACGTTGAAGCAGAATGATTTACCAATACTATATAACCGAACAGTGAGATTTGTGAGgttatttcctttttcattaaGTAGTTATGCACTATCAAGAAGAATCATATAGTAGTTAGAGATCAAACATATTGAAGTTTTATCAAGATATTATAGAGAAAAAATAAAGAGCTTTTGCCAACGAGACAATATTCAACTGGTCATTGCACCAAAAAAATGTTATTGATTCAGGATTCATGAGCTTTAATAAGAGTATGACTTTATACGACTTCACTAATTTATCCTATTGGTTAATTCTTTGTAAAATCAGTATGTTGTTGCTCGTGTATATGCTGATTTATCTGCTCGTGTTGTTGCTGATTTACCATAATTCCAATAAACATAACGACGATTCAATTGTTCTAGCTTTAGATCTGATACTTCATttgattttttaatataaatgGTGTTGGAACAGTTTGTGCAAACCTTAACTAATTCCTCGTGCACCAGCTATCTTTATTGTTCTAGCTTTAGATCTGATACTTCATttgattttttaatataaatgGTGTTGGAACAGTTTGTGCAAACCTTAACTAATTTCTCGTGCACCAGCTATCTTTCACCGAAACAAGTGGAACAAATTACGTAGGAAACAACTTTGACATATGAGAataaatcacctagtgttttttgtCACAATTTGAATTTTCTTGCCAATTTAATCCTGTCTTTCTTATTTAATCGAGCAATGAAGGTGTCCGATTAGTGTGAGATGTTCAAATTCAATGGCTCGATTCTGTCACTAAAAAAATGGAACAATATCTGGTAAAATATGAACTTTGTAAAGACCAGTCTCTCTTTCAACTCTGATAACCAATTTTTTATTATGCAATAGATCGCTATCTATGGTGGGAACCACAACTTGATAACGTGACAAATCATTGTCCAAATGTAAACTATTGCATTGTCTATGCAAAATGGGTCAACGTGTTATTTCGTGATGGATATCCCTCTTTCTTTCTTGGACTATATTTCTTGAATAAACCAGAAAAGGGACAAAAGCAAAATGGAAAGTCAAAGTTCAGGTCTGCAAGCTCTATTAGTGTCAAACCAAGAAACAACAGGCCATGATTTTGATAAGAAAGAAGCACAAGAACAAGATTATGGAATAGGAAAACGAGAGATTATTGAAGAAGCAAAAAAGCAGCTAGGACTTGCTGTTCCTCTTATAGCAGTCAATATTCTGCAGTATTGTCTGCAAATTATTAGCATAATGTTCGTTGGCCACTTAGGAGAGTTGGCTCTCTCTGGCGCTTCAATGGCTACTTCCTTTGCTTCAGTCACTGGATTCAGTGTTTTGGTAAGTTCTTTTGTTGACTACTATTGTCTGTTCAAATCATGCTAAGTGGTTGTTGACTTGATTTTTATCTTGCACGAAAAGAGGCGAATCCATGATTTAGAGTTTGTAGGTTCCAAATGTGTTAATGTGTGTCATTCGGTACTTGAAACAATTTTGTCTTCTCCCTATTACTATATATCTAGAGTCAATAATTTATATGAAGAACTACAGAACTCAATCACTTGTTACTGTTACTCTTCAGTTTTCTGCTGAAGTCTATCTTGCAGGTTACTCAAATTGGATCAGTGATCGGTTTATAGGTTTCATCACAAACATAATTAGTTATTTCCAGTTAGTTAAATCAATAGTTTAGACAGTACTCACATGTAGGACATTTCCCCTTTTTTGTTACATGTATACATTTTAAGTATTTTTTTggcatatgtatacatatatcgCGCTTAAAGTAATGGGTTGAGTTGAACTCATAGAATGCACGCAAAATCCACCTACGTGCACGATGTGCTAATTGGAGCTAGTTCCTTTTCTTATTGTGAAGTTCTAGTTCTCGACGATGTTTTCCCACTTCCAAAGTTCATTATTTTACTCCTTGATTTATTTCTGAACTTACTGTCTCTCACAAATTTTTGGTAGTTAGGAATGGGAAGTGCACTGGAAACATTATGTGGGCAAGCCTATGGAGCTAAGCAATACCACATGCTTGGCATTTACACACAGAGAGCAATGCTAGTTCTTCTTGTATTGAGCATTTTGCTTTTACTGATATGGTTCAACACCAGCACCATTCTTATCGCTTGTGATCAAGACCCTGATATATCTGCTGAAGCAGGACAATTTAATCGATGGATGATCCCAGGACTTTTCGCGTATGGCATACTTCAATGCCTCAATAGATTTTTACAGACTCAAAATATAGTGATGCCGATGATGTTGACCTCTGGTTTCACAGCTTTGTTCCACATTCTTATATGTTGGATTTTTGTATTCAAGATTGGTCTTGGAAGCAAAGGGGCTGCTTTGGCTAATGCCATTTCATATTGGGTTAATGTGTTTTTATTAGCTGGTTATATTAAATTTTTCCCAGCCTGTAGAAAAACTTGGACTGGTTTTTCAAAGGAAGCTTTGCATGATGTTCTGGATTTTCTCAAGCTTGCCATTCCTTCTGCAATTATGATTTGGTAAGTCTATTCTCATTTTCCCCTAAATAACCGATGTCTTCTAAATCATATATGAATTATGTCTTCTATTTCAGCTTTAAGCTTTCTATGTTCTGTTCTTTCCACTAACTGAGTAACATTTTACTTTATATCATTCTGATTTACAGCTTTGAATATTGGTCATTTGAGATGGTTGTTCTATTATCTGGCCTTCTTCCTAATCCTAAATTAGAGACATCAGTATTATCAATAAGGTGCGCGTTCTATTAACATCAAGCTCATTGCTTATTTTGCTTCTTCGAACAAGAAAAGATCGA
The nucleotide sequence above comes from Nicotiana tabacum cultivar K326 chromosome 12, ASM71507v2, whole genome shotgun sequence. Encoded proteins:
- the LOC107776035 gene encoding protein DETOXIFICATION 16-like, whose amino-acid sequence is MESQSSGLQALLVSNQETTGHDFDKKEAQEQDYGIGKREIIEEAKKQLGLAVPLIAVNILQYCLQIISIMFVGHLGELALSGASMATSFASVTGFSVLLGMGSALETLCGQAYGAKQYHMLGIYTQRAMLVLLVLSILLLLIWFNTSTILIACDQDPDISAEAGQFNRWMIPGLFAYGILQCLNRFLQTQNIVMPMMLTSGFTALFHILICWIFVFKIGLGSKGAALANAISYWVNVFLLAGYIKFFPACRKTWTGFSKEALHDVLDFLKLAIPSAIMICFEYWSFEMVVLLSGLLPNPKLETSVLSISLNTCWMVYMVSVGLGAAISTRVSNELGAGRPQGARLALYVIVVVAISVGLIIATTTILVRFVWGKLYSNEEEVIRYVAKILPLLALSDFLDGFQCVLSGAARGCGWQKLCAFINLGAYYVVGLPSSVLFAFVFHTGGMGLWMGIICALLVQNVALIAINICTNWDKEARKAVNRVQVCGLVE